In Streptomyces sp. NBC_01381, a genomic segment contains:
- the mrdA gene encoding penicillin-binding protein 2, with the protein MTNIPETGRTPRVQIRLVVIQILVLSLLLTLGGRLWYLQVRNGDEYAKEASGNHVQQVVQPAVRGSILDARGVPIADNETRLVVSASRTDLMKMKDDGKAVLAKLADVLGMSAKDVGEKVRLCDSETPQPCWNGSPYQPIPITDEASPKQALQIRERSEDFPGITAEPTAVRRYAAPGKSNTAQVLGYLSPVTDEEIKKAENTDSPFLRSDQVGRSGLERTYDAQLRGKAGVTRYEVDKLGRVLGKAKDDPTEPGANVVTSIDARVQALSEYWLNDAMKKARKELDRNTNENYKADAGAVVVMENKTGRIVSMASNPDYDPNAWVGGISGKDYTKLTGKKSNYPLLNRAIQGQAAPGSIFKVIPTTAAVNAGYDFNGSYPCPSSYSVGGQVFKNFESKGHGSITLGQALEVSCDTVFYKLSHDQWIKDGGIKPKRDAKDWFYKTAHQFGLGKETGIDLPNEVTGRVPDRQWKKDYWKANKDGWCKQGKKGGDYVEKIAYENCLEGMKMRAGDSVNYAIGQGDTLVTPIQMATIYSAIANGGTMYDPTVGKAIISADGKRVEEIAPKSHGKLPMNEKTRTDIDGALADVATKGTAAWRFGGWPQDKIPMHAKTGTAEVYGKQTTSWFATYTNDYTIVMTISQGGTGSGASGPAVRKIYDGIYGLDEDGNQDLKKALLPQPQKNLPKIEKDGSIDSPKIKPYKPEAPKPPKEQQELAGPPANWRRD; encoded by the coding sequence GTGACCAACATCCCGGAGACCGGACGGACCCCACGGGTCCAGATCCGCCTCGTCGTCATCCAGATCCTCGTACTCTCCCTCCTGCTCACCCTCGGCGGCCGCCTCTGGTACCTCCAGGTCCGCAACGGCGATGAGTACGCCAAGGAAGCCTCCGGCAACCACGTCCAGCAGGTCGTCCAGCCCGCCGTGCGCGGCTCGATCCTCGACGCCCGCGGCGTCCCGATCGCCGACAACGAGACCCGTCTGGTCGTCTCCGCGTCCCGCACCGACCTGATGAAGATGAAGGACGACGGCAAGGCGGTCCTCGCCAAGCTCGCGGACGTCCTCGGCATGAGCGCGAAGGACGTCGGCGAGAAGGTCCGCCTCTGCGACTCCGAGACCCCGCAGCCCTGCTGGAACGGCTCGCCCTACCAGCCGATCCCGATCACCGACGAGGCGTCGCCCAAGCAGGCCCTGCAGATCCGCGAGCGCTCCGAGGACTTCCCCGGCATCACCGCGGAGCCCACGGCCGTCCGCCGCTACGCCGCCCCCGGCAAGTCCAACACCGCGCAGGTGCTCGGCTATCTCTCGCCCGTCACCGACGAGGAGATCAAGAAGGCCGAGAACACCGACTCGCCGTTCCTCCGCTCCGACCAGGTCGGCCGCTCCGGCCTTGAGCGGACGTACGACGCCCAGCTGCGCGGCAAGGCGGGCGTCACCCGCTACGAGGTCGACAAGCTCGGCCGCGTCCTCGGCAAGGCCAAGGACGACCCGACCGAGCCGGGCGCGAACGTCGTCACCAGCATCGACGCGCGCGTGCAGGCCCTGTCCGAGTACTGGCTCAACGACGCGATGAAGAAGGCCCGCAAGGAGCTCGACAGGAACACCAACGAGAACTACAAGGCCGACGCGGGCGCCGTCGTCGTCATGGAGAACAAGACCGGACGCATCGTCTCCATGGCGTCCAACCCGGACTACGACCCGAACGCCTGGGTCGGCGGCATCTCCGGCAAGGACTACACGAAGCTCACCGGCAAGAAGTCCAACTACCCGCTCCTGAATCGCGCCATCCAGGGGCAGGCGGCCCCCGGCTCGATCTTCAAGGTCATCCCGACCACGGCGGCGGTCAACGCGGGCTACGACTTCAACGGGAGCTATCCCTGCCCCAGCTCGTACTCCGTCGGCGGCCAGGTCTTCAAGAACTTCGAGTCCAAGGGCCACGGCTCCATCACGCTCGGCCAGGCCCTCGAAGTGTCCTGCGACACCGTCTTCTACAAGCTCTCGCACGACCAGTGGATCAAGGACGGCGGCATCAAGCCGAAGAGGGACGCCAAGGACTGGTTCTACAAGACCGCCCACCAGTTCGGCCTCGGCAAGGAGACCGGCATCGACCTGCCGAACGAGGTCACCGGACGCGTCCCGGACCGCCAGTGGAAGAAGGACTACTGGAAGGCCAACAAGGACGGCTGGTGCAAGCAGGGCAAGAAGGGCGGTGACTACGTCGAGAAGATCGCGTACGAGAACTGCCTCGAAGGCATGAAGATGCGCGCCGGTGACTCGGTCAACTACGCCATCGGACAGGGCGACACCCTCGTCACGCCGATACAGATGGCGACGATCTACTCCGCCATCGCCAACGGCGGCACCATGTACGACCCCACCGTCGGCAAGGCGATCATCAGCGCCGACGGCAAGCGGGTCGAGGAGATCGCGCCGAAGTCGCACGGCAAGCTGCCCATGAACGAGAAGACGCGCACCGACATAGACGGTGCCCTCGCCGACGTGGCGACCAAGGGAACGGCCGCCTGGCGGTTCGGCGGCTGGCCGCAGGACAAGATCCCGATGCACGCCAAGACGGGTACGGCGGAGGTCTACGGCAAGCAGACCACCTCGTGGTTCGCGACGTACACCAATGACTACACGATCGTGATGACGATCTCCCAGGGTGGTACGGGTTCCGGAGCCTCGGGACCCGCCGTCCGCAAGATCTACGACGGCATCTACGGCCTGGACGAGGACGGCAACCAGGACCTGAAGAAGGCGCTGCTTCCGCAGCCGCAGAAGAACCTGCCGAAGATCGAGAAGGACGGTTCGATCGACTCCCCGAAGATCAAGCCGTACAAGCCGGAGGCCCCCAAGCCGCCGAAGGAGCAGCAGGAACTGGCGGGCCCGCCCGCGAACTGGAGGCGTGACTAG